CGGCCGCCAGGCCGGTCGCCTCGGCTATGGTCTTGTGCATCTTCCAGTTGCCGGCAATGATCGGTTTGCGCATCTTCATCTCTCCCCGTCTCTATTTGTCGGTCAGGGCCGTTATGCCGGGCAGTTCCCTGCCTTCGAGGAACTCGAGGGAGGCGCCGCCGCCGGTCGATATGTGCGTCATCGCATCCTGCAGCCCGGTCTTGTTGACGGCGGCCACCGAATCGCCGCCGCCGATGATGGAAAGGCAGTCGCTTTCGGCCAGGGCGCGGGCAATGGCCAGGGTGCCTTCGGCAAAGGCGTCGAACTCGAACACCCCCATGGGGCCGTTCCAGACCACGGTTCTGGCGCCGGCGATGATTCGGGCGTAATCCTTTTGCGTCCGCGGACCGATATCGAGGCCCATCAGGTCGTCAGCGATAGCGGCCCCGTCGCTGATTTGCGGTCTGGCCGTGGCCGAAAACTCGTCGGCCATGAGATGATCCTGCGGCAGCCTGAGGTCGACCTTGCGGGCTTCTGCCTTGGCCAGCAGCTCCTTCGCCAGTTCGACCTTGTCTTCCTCGACCAGCGATTTGCCGATGTCGATCCCCCGGGCCCGGAGAAAGGTGTAGGCCATGCCGCCGCCGACGAGCAGCGCATCGACCTTTTCCAGCAGGTTCTCGATGACCAGGATCTTGTCACTGACCTTGGCGCCGCCGATGACGGCGACGAAGGGGCGCTCCGGATTGGCCAGGGCCTGTCCCAGATAGCGGATCTCCTTTTCCATCAGGTAGCCGGCGACGGCCGGTTTCAGATAGCGGGTGACGCCGGCGGTCGAGGCGTGGGCGCGGTGAGCGGTGCCGAAGGCGTCATTGACGTAGAGCTCGGCCAGGCCGGCCAGCTGCCGGCAGAATTCGTCGTCGTTGGCTGTCTCACCGGCGTGAAAACGCAGGTTTTCCAGCAGAACCACATCGCCGTCCTTCATCTCGCCGATCATGGCTTCGACCTCGGCGCCAATGCAGTCGGGAGCCATGACGACCTTGCGGCCGAGCAGCTCAGCCAGATGCGGTGCCACCGGCGCCAGGCTGTATTTGGCATCGGGCTTGCCCTTGGGACGGCCGAGATGGGAGGCCAGAATGACTCTGGCACCGGCGTCGATCAACCTGCGGATGGTCGGCAGGGCCGCCACGATGCGGGTGTCGTCGGTGATGCGTGCCTGGTCGTCGAGGGGGACGTTGAAGTCGACACGGCAGAAGACCTTTTTTCCGGCGGGGTTGATATCGTCGATGGTCAGCTTGCTGAACACGGTCATATCCTCCAGTGGCAATCAATGAAAAGGGCAGGCCTTGCGACCTGCCCCCGGTGGTTCTCCCGGGTTAACGGGATGCGATATGGCGGACCAGATCGAGCACCCGGTTCGAATAGCCCCATTCATTATCGTACCAGGCGAGAACTTTGACAAGGTTGTTCTCCAAGACCATGGTCGACAGGGCGTCGAAGGTGGATGAAACGCTGGTCCCCTTGAGGTCGATGGACACCAGCGGCAGTTCACAGTAGTCGAGAACCCCCTTCAGGCTACCTTCGGCGGCCTCTTTCATGGCGGCGTTGACCTGCTCGGCGCTGGTCGCCTTTTCGGTTTCGACCACCAGGTCGACGAGCGAGACGTTGGGGGTCGGCACCCGCACCGCCATGCCGGTCAGTTTGCCGTTCAGTTCGGGCAGAACCAGGCCGACCGCCTTGGCGGCTCCGGTGGTGGTCGGAATCATCGACAGCGCCGCCGCCCGCGCCCGTCTCAGATCCTTGTGCGGCAGGTCGAGAATGCGCTGGTCGTTGGTGTAGGCGTGCACGGTGGTCATCATGCCGCGGCGGATGCCGAAGTTCTCGTGCAGCACCTTGGCGACCGGGGCCAGGCAGTTGGTGGTGCACGAAGCGTTGGAAACGACCCTGTGTTTGTCGGGATCGTAATCCTCGTGGTTGACTCCGAAGCAGAAGGTAGCGTCGACCTCCTTGCCGGGAGCGCTGATCACCACCCGTTCGGCGCCGGCCTCGAGATGTTTGGCTGCATCGGCTCTCCTGGTGAAGAGGCCGGTCGATTCGATGACGATGTCGACGCCGAGTTCCTTCCAGGGAAGGTTGGCCGGATCCCTTTCGCTGCACACCCGGACCCGACGGCCGCCGACGAGGATGGCATCGCCATCGACGCGGACGTCCTCGGCCAGCTGTCCATGCACCGAGTCGTATTTGAGCAGGTGGGCGAGGGTGGCGGGATCGGTCAGGTCGTTGATGGCGACGAATTCGAGCCGATCGTCGTCGAGGGCCGCGCGCAGAACGTTGCGTCCGATACGTCCAAATCCGTTGATTGCGACTTTAGCCGGCATGTGTTCCTCCATTGTCGGGTTGTGGGATAGTGGCTCGTGCATCCTGCACACAGTCGTGGGTTTCGGTCGGTCGTGTGGAATTGGTTAGCAAAACCTGTCGCGGCGCGTCGTCGCGGGGTGGGCACCACGACGGCAGGCTTCAGGAGTTGACCGCCATTAATTTAACGCAACTATCGAAAATTGCAAACCTGCAGGCGATGGTTGCCCCTCCCGTGCCCGACAGGCCGGACCGTATCGTCGTCAGCGGGCGTTGCGTGGTTCCGGCCCGGCCCGTTCGGGCCCGGCGCCGGCCCCCTTTTCTGCTTGCGGCTGCCAGGCTTTTTCGGTATAAAGGGCGCGCCCAGAATCAAGCCGTCAGGAGAGAATTTTGCGGGTCTGCCTTTTGGCCAGCGGCAGCAAGGGAAATGCCATCTATCTGGAAGCCGCGAACACCCGCCTTCTTGTCGATGCCGGCCTGTCGGCGCGTCAGCTCTGCCTGCGCCTCGAGCGGATCGGAGTGCGAGGGGAAGAGCTCGACGCGATTCTGGTCAGCCATGAACACATGGACCATTGCCGGGGCCTGGGGGCCATGGCCCGCCGATGTGCCCTGCCAGTGCATGTTCACCATCAGACCCTGACGGCCCTGCCCAATCCCGGCAAGATCGCGACCCTGCGCGAATTCGATACCGGCAACCCGTTTTCCATCGGGGAGGTCGAGATTCACCCGGTTCCCCTGACGCATGATGCCGTCAGCCCGGTCGGCTTCGTGATCAATACTCCCGACGGCGCCGTCGGCGTCGCCACCGACCTCGGGGTGTCGACCCGGCTGGTCAGGTCGGCCTTTCAGCGCTGCCGGGTGCTGGTACTGGAGACCAATCACGACGAAGATCTGCTGCGCGACGGACCCTATCCCTGGCGACTGAAACAGCGTATTCTGGGTAAGCACGGCCACCTTTCCAACCGGGCCGGCGCCGACCTGCTGGCGGATCTCGTCTGGGACGGGCTGGAGGCCGTCTTTCTGGCCCACCTGAGCGAAACCAACAACACGCCCGCCCACGCCAGGGCGGCGGTCGACGCGGTGCTGGCCAGGCAGAACGTCTGCCGGCCGAAGGTGGTCATGGGCTGCCAGGATCGGATCAGCGAATGTGTTGCCTGCTAGCAGCCGGTGAGGCACCCGTGGTCTTTGCCGGGCGCCGGCGGCATAACGATAATCCAAATTTGCGCTGAACAAGGAGCGAAACGAGCATGATTCCCCGTTACACGCGACCGGAAATGGCCCGTATCTGGGAGCCGGAAAACCGCTTCCGCATCTGGCTCGAAATCGAGACCCTGGCCTGCGAGCAGATGGCCAACCTCGGCATCATCCCGAAAGAGGCGGTGAAGGTCATCCGGGAGAAGGGCAACTTCGATATCGAGCGCATCGACGCCATCGAAGCCGAGGTCAAGCACGATGTCATCGCCTTTCTCACCTCGGTCGCCGAATTCGTCGGCCCCGAGGCGCGCTTCATCCACCAGGGCATGACCTCGTCCGACGTGCTCGACACCTGCCTGTCGGTACAGCTGGTGCAGGCAGCCGACGAGCTGCTGGCCGATCTCGACATGGTGCTCGACTCGATCCGGGACCGGGCCATGGAGCACAAGTACACGGTCTGCATGGGGCGCTCCCATGGCATTCACGCCGAGCCGATTACTTTCGGCCTCAAGCTGGCGAGCTGGTACGCCGAAATGGATCGCAACCGCACCCGGCTGCGCACCGCCCGCGAAACCGTCGCCACCGGCGCCATTTCCGGGGCGGTCGGCACCTTCGCCAATATCGATCCGAGCGTCGAGGAGTATGTCTGCGCCAGGATGGGACTGAAACCCGAGCCGATCTCGACCCAGGTCATTCCCCGCGACCGTCATGCCGAGTTTTTCTGCACCCTGGCGATCATCGCCTCGTCGATGGAGCGGATCGCCGTCGAGATCCGGCACCTGCAGCGCACCGAGGTGCTCGAGGCCGAGGAATACTTCAGCAAGGGGCAGAAGGGGTCCAGTGCCATGCCGCACAAGCGCAACCCGATCCTGTCGGAAAACCTCACCGGCCAGGCCCGCTACATCCGCAGCCTCTGTTTGCCGGCCCTGGAGAACATCGCCCTGTGGCACGAAAGAGACATCTCCCATTCCTCGGTCGAGCGCTACATCGGCCCCGATGCCACCGTGGCCCTCGACTTTTCCCTGCGCCGGCTCAACGGCCTGATCCGCAATCTGGTGGTCTATCCCGACAACATGCTGACCAATCTCAACCGGATGCGCGGTCTGGTCTTCTCGCAGAAGATTCTGCTCGACCTGACCCAGGCCGGCATCTCGAGGGAAAATGCCTACCGGATGGTGCAGCGCAACGCGATGAAGGTCTGGGAGCAGGGGGCCGACTTCATGACCGAACTGCTGGCCGACGAAGAGGTCGTGGCCGCCCTCGGTGAAGAAAAGATTCGCCAGGCCTTCGATCTCGACTATCATCTGAAACATGTCGACACCATCTTCAGGCGGGTGTTCGGCGAATAAAGAAACAAAGCTGAAAGCCTACAGACTGCAAGCTTCAAGTCGTTAAGGAGTCACTCCATGCCCTGGAGAATAGTCGTCGGCCTCAAGGACGGGGTCAGGGACGCCCGCGGCGAACGGATTCGCGAAGAGCTGAAGCGGCATCTCGGCATTAGCCTCGAGGCGGTGCGAACGATCGACGTCTATACGGTCGACGCCGATCTGAGCGAAGAGGAAGTGCTGGCGGCGGCCCGCGGCCCGCTGAGCGACCCGGTGATCCAGGAGACGGCCGTCAACCGGCCCCTGGCCCGGGATTTCGATGTTCTGATCGAGGTCGGATTCCGGCCCGGCGTCACCGACAATGTCGGCCGGACGGCCAAGGAAGCCATCCAGTACCTGACCGGCCGACCCTTCCGCGAAGGGGAGGGGGTCTATACTTCGACCCAGTACCTGCTCAAGGGCGCGGTCGACCGGCAGCTCGCCGAGCGCATCGCCGCCGATTTTCTCGCCAACGGGCTGATCCAGCGCTGGGACATCTGCACGGCGGCCGAATTCGACCCCGAGCGGGGCGTTCCCGTCCACGTGCCCCGGGTCGGCGGCACCGATGCCGAGCCGACGGTGCGGACCATCGACCTGGCTGTCGGCGACGAGGAGCTGCTGCGCATCAGCCGCGAGGGGATGCTGGCGCTGAACCTCGAGGAGATGAAGCGCATCCAGGCCTACGCCGGCGACCCGGAGGTGCGCCGTCAGCGGGCCCGTTTCGGCTTGGAGGCGGGGCTGACCGATGTCGAGCTCGAGGCGCTGGCCCAGACCTGGAGCGAGCACTGCAAGCACAAGATCTTTTCCGCCCGCATCGAGTATGTCGACGAGAAGGGCCAACGCGAGGTGATCGACTCGCTGTTCAAGACCTACATCGTCGGCGCCACCCGCAGGGTGCGGGAGAACCTCGGCGAGCGGGACTTCTGCCTGTCGGTCTTCAAGGACAACGCCGGCGTCATCCGCTTCAACGACGACTGGAGCCTCTGCTTCAAGGTCGAGACCCACAACTCCCCGTCGGCCCTCGATCCCTACGGCGGCGCCCTGACCGGCATCGTCGGCGTCAACCGCGACGGCGCCGGCACCGGCCTGGGGGCCCGGCTGATCTTCAACACCGATGTCTTCTGCTTCGCCTCGCCGTTCTACGACAAGCCGCTGCCGGCGCGCCTGCTCCATCCGCGGCGGATCTTCGAGGGCGTGGTCGAGGGTGTCGAGCACGGCGGCAACAAGAGCGGCATCCCGACCGTCAACGGCTCCATCGTCTTCGACGATCGCTTCGCCGGCAAGCCCCTGGTCTACTGCGGTACCGCCGGCATCATGCCGGCCGAGCTGAACGGGAAGCCGACGCACGAGAAGAAGGCCGAGGTCGGCGACCACATCGTCATGGTCGGCGGCCGCATCGGCAAGGACGGCATCCACGGCGCCACCTTCTCCTCCGAGGAGCTGCACGAGGACTCGCCGGTGACCGCGGTGCAGATCGGCGATCCCATCACCCAGCGCAAGATGTTCGACTTTCTCGCCGTCGCCCGCGAGCGCGGCCTGTACCATTCGATCACCGACAACGGCGCCGGCGGCCTTTCGTCGTCGGTCGGCGAGATGGCCGAGGACACCGGCGGCTGCGAGCTGCATCTCGACCGGGCGCCGCTCAAATACCCCGGCCTGCAGCCGTGGGAAATTCTCATCTCCGAAGCCCAGGAGCGCATGACCCTGGCGGTGCCGCCGGAGCACCTTCAGGCCTTTCTCACCCTGGCGCGGGAGATGGACGTCGAGGCGACCGACCTCGGCACCTTTACCGATTCAGGCTATTTCCACTGCCTCTACCGGGGACGGACCGTCGCCTGCCTGTCGATGGAATTTCTCCACGAAGGGGTGCCGCAGATGGTTCTGCCCGCCCGCTGGGAAGAGAAGGGTCACAGCGAGCCGCAGTTCGAACCGCCGGAAGATCTCGGCCAAACCCTGGTCGAGATGCTCGGCCGGCTCAACATCTGCTCGAAGGAGACGGTCGTACGCCGCTACGATCACGAAGTGCAGGCCGGCACCGTGGTCAAGCCGCTGACCGGCATCGCCAACGACGGTCCCTCGGACGCCGCCGTCTTCCGGCCGCTGCTCGATTCCTTCGAGGGCGTGGTCGTCTCGCACGGCATCTGTCCCCGTTACAGCGACATCGACACCTACCACATGATGGCCTGCGCCATCGACGAGGGACTGCGCAACTACGTTGCCGTCGGCGGTGATATCCGCCATGTCGCCGGTCTCGACAACTTCTGCTGGTGCGACCCGGTCCTCAGCGACAAGACGCCGGACGGCGCCTACAAGGCGGCCCAGCTGGTGCGGGCCAACAAGGCCCTCTACGACTACTGCGTCGCCTTCGGAGTGCCGCTGATCTCCGGCAAGGACTCGATGAAGAACGACTACCAGATCGGCGACACCAAGATCTCCATTCCGCCGACCGTGCTCTTCTCGGTGATCGGCCGGATGGACGATGTCCGCAAGGCCGTCACCATGGACGTCAAGCGTCCCGGACATCTGCTCTATCTGCTCGGCATCACCCGCAACGAACTGGGCGCCTCCGAATACTACGACCACCTCGGTTTTCTCGGCGCCAACGTGCCCAGGGTCGACGCGAAAGCCGCGCTGGAGCTCTACCTGCGGGTCAACCGGGCCGTCGGCGAGGGGCTGCTGGCCTCCTGCCACGACCTGTCCGACGGCGGGCTGGGCGTCGCCCTGGCCGAAAAGGCCTTCGCCGGCGGTTTCGGGCTGCGCGTCGACCTGACCGCGGTCAGGGTGGATGCGCCGCTGCGGGAGGATCTGCTCCTCTTCTCCGAGTCCCAGAGCCGGCTGCTGGTGACGGTGGCGCCGGACAAACGGAATGCGTTCGAGTCCCTGTTCGCCGGTTGCGACTGCGCCCTGATCGGCGAGGTCACCGAAAGCGCCGATCTGGTGCTGAGCGGCCGCAACGGGGAGATTCTGGTCAACAAGACGATTCACGAGCTGAAAGAGGCCTGGCAGGCGCCTCTGCGGGAGCTGTAACATGGCAGGACAGGTCAAGGCCGTCGTCATCGCCGGCAACGGCACCAACTGCGAAAGGGAGGTCGCCTTCGCCTGCAGGCTGGCGGGCGCCGAGGTGGCCGACATCGTTCACATCGCCGAGTTCCTCGCCGGCCGTGTCCGGCTGGAGGACTACCATTTTCTCAATCTCGCCGGCGGTTTCCTCGATGGCGACGATCTCGGCAGCGCCAAGGCCGGCGCCAACCGCCTGCTGCATGCCCCGGTGGCGGGCGGACCGTCGATGGCCGAGCAGATCCGGCGGTTCGTCGAGGACGGCAAGCTGATCATGGGGGTCTGCAACGGCTTCCAGCTGATGGTGAAGATGGGCCTGCTGCCGGCACTCGACGGCAACCTCATGCAGCAGAGTGCGACCCTCACCTTCAACGATTCCGGCCGCTTCGAGGACCGCTGGACGTATCTGGCCGTCGACGGGGCCTCGCCCTGCGTCTACACGCGGGGCCTGGACGGGCTCTATCTGCCGGTCCGCCACGGCGAAGGCAAGTTCGTGCCGGCCAGTGATGAAGTGCTGGCCCGCATCGAGGCCGAACATCTCGCCCCGCTGCGCTACGCCGACGAGCAGCTGCGGCCGACCATGGACTATCCCCTCAATCCGAACGGCTCGACCAGGGCCATCGCCGGCGTCTGCGACCCGACCGGACGGCTTTTCGGCCTGATGCCGCATCCCGAGGCCTACCTGCACCGCACCCACCATCCCCGCTGGACCCGGGAGGAGGACCTGCCGGAAGAGGGGATGGGCCTGTGGCTGTACCGGAACGCGGTGCAGTTCATCAGGGAGAATATCCTTTAAAAATACTAAGTTGACGACAGATTCTTCATCCTTTTTCAAAGGTTTGTTCGATGGACGACAGATTTCATGACGAGTGCGGGGTGTTCGGCATTTTCGGCCATCCCGAAGCCGCCAACCTGACCTATCTCGGGCTCTACGCCCTGCAGCACCGTGGACAGGAAAGCTGCGGCATAGTCGCCTCCGACGGCAATTATCTGACCAGTTACCGCAAGATGGGCCTGGTCGCCGACGTCTTTCGCGATCCGAAGGTTTTCGACCGGCTGCCGGGCAGCAGCGCCATCGGCCACGTCCGCTACTCCACCGCCGGCGGCAGCGACGTCAAGAACATCCAGCCGATCATGGTCGACTATCATCGCGGCAGCATCGCCGTCGCCCACAACGGCAACCTGGTCAACGCCCAGGAGATCCGCAACCAGCTCGAACTGGACGGCTCCATCTTCTCCACCACCGCCGACACCGAGGTCATCATCCACCGCATCGCCAAGGCCAAGGCCGACACCCTGGCCGACCGGGTGGTCGAGGCGCTGTACGGCATCAAGGGCGCCTACTGCCTGGTCTTTCTCACCGAAACCCGGCTGGTGGCGGTGCGTGACCCCAACGGCTTCCGGCCGCTGGTGCTCGGCAAGCTGGACGGTGCCTATGTCGTCGCTTCCGAAACCTGCGCCTTTGACCTGATCGAGGCGCAGTTCATCCGCGAAATCGAACCGGGCGAGATGGTCGTCATCGACAAGAACGGCCTGACCAGCTATCACCCCTTCGACAAGGTGGACCCGACACCCTGCATTTTTGAGCACATCTACTTCGCCCGGCCCGACAGCATCGTCTTCGGCCAGTCGGTGTACGAAGTGCGCAAGGAATTCGGCCGCGTGCTGGCGCGGGAAAATCCGGTCGAGGCCGACATCGTCATCCCGATTCCCGATTCGGGCGTACCGGCGGCCATCGGCTACAGCGAGGAATCGGGCCTGCCGTTCCAGCTTGGCCTGATCCGCAACCACTATGTCGGCCGCACCTTCATCGAGCCGGCCCAGTCGATCCGCCATTTCGGGGTCAAGATCAAGCTCAACGCCGTGCGTGACGTCATCAAGGGCAAACGGGTGGTTGTGGTCGACGATTCGATCGTCCGCGGCACCACCGCCCGCAAGCTGATCAAGATGATCCGCCAGGCGGGAGCGAAGGAGATCCATGTCCGCATCTCCAGTCCGCCGACGACCTTTCCCTGCTACTACGGCATCGACACGCCGACGCGCAAGGAGCTGATCGCCTCGTCGCATTCGATCGAGGAGATCAACCGCTACATCACCTCCGACACCCTCGGCTACCTGAGCTTCGAGGGGATGCGCAAGGCCGCCGGCGTGGCGGACGGCTCGGCGGGTCATTACTGCGACGCCTGCTTCACCGGCAACTACCCGGTCAAGTTTCCGCGGCTGAAGTCGGACAGCCAGCTGGGACTGTTTTAGTCCGGATTGCTCATGAAGTCTTCTGCTGCAACCGTCTCTTACACGTCATCTCGGGCCGTGCTCGCCCGCAGCGTTTCGACAGAGCGCTGCCATGCCTGCAAGGCTGCTCGCTGTGCTTGGCCCGATCTGACACCCAACAGCCGGTTTCGCGACAAACACTCATGAACAATCCGGGCTTGATGTTTTCGATATGCTGATTGCATAACGACACATTTTTTCAAGGAGAGAGAAAGAGAATGACGGAAGCCGAACGCAAGGAACTGATGGAGATCATCCGCGAGCTGTCCTACGAGGAGCGGGAGGTAACCCTGGCCTCGGGGCGCAAGAGCAACTTCTACTTCGACAGCAAGCAGACCACCCTGCACGCGAAAGGCGGGCTGCTGGTCGGCAAGGCCTTCTGGGCGAAGGTCAAGGAATTCGGCCAGGTCGACGGCGTCGGCGGCCTGACCCTCGGCGCCGATCCGATCGCCACCGCCACCTCGATCACCGCCGCTCTCGAGGGGGTCAGCGTGCACGCCTTCATCATCCGCAAGGAGCCGAAGGGGCACGGCACCGGCCAGTGGCTGGAGGGGCGCAAGAACCTGCCGCCCGGCTCAAAAGTGGTGATCGTCGAGGACGTCACCACCACCGGCGGCTCGTCGATGAAGGCGGTCGAGCGGGCCCGCGAAGAAGGGCTCGAGGTGCTGGGCATCGTCACCCTGGTCGACCGCCAGGAAGGCGCGCAGGAGAACATCGAAGCCGCCGGCATGGTGCTGAAGCCGGT
This portion of the Geothermobacter ehrlichii genome encodes:
- a CDS encoding phosphoglycerate kinase, which codes for MTVFSKLTIDDINPAGKKVFCRVDFNVPLDDQARITDDTRIVAALPTIRRLIDAGARVILASHLGRPKGKPDAKYSLAPVAPHLAELLGRKVVMAPDCIGAEVEAMIGEMKDGDVVLLENLRFHAGETANDDEFCRQLAGLAELYVNDAFGTAHRAHASTAGVTRYLKPAVAGYLMEKEIRYLGQALANPERPFVAVIGGAKVSDKILVIENLLEKVDALLVGGGMAYTFLRARGIDIGKSLVEEDKVELAKELLAKAEARKVDLRLPQDHLMADEFSATARPQISDGAAIADDLMGLDIGPRTQKDYARIIAGARTVVWNGPMGVFEFDAFAEGTLAIARALAESDCLSIIGGGDSVAAVNKTGLQDAMTHISTGGGASLEFLEGRELPGITALTDK
- the gap gene encoding type I glyceraldehyde-3-phosphate dehydrogenase; this encodes MPAKVAINGFGRIGRNVLRAALDDDRLEFVAINDLTDPATLAHLLKYDSVHGQLAEDVRVDGDAILVGGRRVRVCSERDPANLPWKELGVDIVIESTGLFTRRADAAKHLEAGAERVVISAPGKEVDATFCFGVNHEDYDPDKHRVVSNASCTTNCLAPVAKVLHENFGIRRGMMTTVHAYTNDQRILDLPHKDLRRARAAALSMIPTTTGAAKAVGLVLPELNGKLTGMAVRVPTPNVSLVDLVVETEKATSAEQVNAAMKEAAEGSLKGVLDYCELPLVSIDLKGTSVSSTFDALSTMVLENNLVKVLAWYDNEWGYSNRVLDLVRHIASR
- a CDS encoding MBL fold metallo-hydrolase; the encoded protein is MRVCLLASGSKGNAIYLEAANTRLLVDAGLSARQLCLRLERIGVRGEELDAILVSHEHMDHCRGLGAMARRCALPVHVHHQTLTALPNPGKIATLREFDTGNPFSIGEVEIHPVPLTHDAVSPVGFVINTPDGAVGVATDLGVSTRLVRSAFQRCRVLVLETNHDEDLLRDGPYPWRLKQRILGKHGHLSNRAGADLLADLVWDGLEAVFLAHLSETNNTPAHARAAVDAVLARQNVCRPKVVMGCQDRISECVAC
- the purB gene encoding adenylosuccinate lyase, with amino-acid sequence MIPRYTRPEMARIWEPENRFRIWLEIETLACEQMANLGIIPKEAVKVIREKGNFDIERIDAIEAEVKHDVIAFLTSVAEFVGPEARFIHQGMTSSDVLDTCLSVQLVQAADELLADLDMVLDSIRDRAMEHKYTVCMGRSHGIHAEPITFGLKLASWYAEMDRNRTRLRTARETVATGAISGAVGTFANIDPSVEEYVCARMGLKPEPISTQVIPRDRHAEFFCTLAIIASSMERIAVEIRHLQRTEVLEAEEYFSKGQKGSSAMPHKRNPILSENLTGQARYIRSLCLPALENIALWHERDISHSSVERYIGPDATVALDFSLRRLNGLIRNLVVYPDNMLTNLNRMRGLVFSQKILLDLTQAGISRENAYRMVQRNAMKVWEQGADFMTELLADEEVVAALGEEKIRQAFDLDYHLKHVDTIFRRVFGE
- a CDS encoding phosphoribosylformylglycinamidine synthase subunit PurS, with amino-acid sequence MPWRIVVGLKDGVRDARGERIREELKRHLGISLEAVRTIDVYTVDADLSEEEVLAAARGPLSDPVIQETAVNRPLARDFDVLIEVGFRPGVTDNVGRTAKEAIQYLTGRPFREGEGVYTSTQYLLKGAVDRQLAERIAADFLANGLIQRWDICTAAEFDPERGVPVHVPRVGGTDAEPTVRTIDLAVGDEELLRISREGMLALNLEEMKRIQAYAGDPEVRRQRARFGLEAGLTDVELEALAQTWSEHCKHKIFSARIEYVDEKGQREVIDSLFKTYIVGATRRVRENLGERDFCLSVFKDNAGVIRFNDDWSLCFKVETHNSPSALDPYGGALTGIVGVNRDGAGTGLGARLIFNTDVFCFASPFYDKPLPARLLHPRRIFEGVVEGVEHGGNKSGIPTVNGSIVFDDRFAGKPLVYCGTAGIMPAELNGKPTHEKKAEVGDHIVMVGGRIGKDGIHGATFSSEELHEDSPVTAVQIGDPITQRKMFDFLAVARERGLYHSITDNGAGGLSSSVGEMAEDTGGCELHLDRAPLKYPGLQPWEILISEAQERMTLAVPPEHLQAFLTLAREMDVEATDLGTFTDSGYFHCLYRGRTVACLSMEFLHEGVPQMVLPARWEEKGHSEPQFEPPEDLGQTLVEMLGRLNICSKETVVRRYDHEVQAGTVVKPLTGIANDGPSDAAVFRPLLDSFEGVVVSHGICPRYSDIDTYHMMACAIDEGLRNYVAVGGDIRHVAGLDNFCWCDPVLSDKTPDGAYKAAQLVRANKALYDYCVAFGVPLISGKDSMKNDYQIGDTKISIPPTVLFSVIGRMDDVRKAVTMDVKRPGHLLYLLGITRNELGASEYYDHLGFLGANVPRVDAKAALELYLRVNRAVGEGLLASCHDLSDGGLGVALAEKAFAGGFGLRVDLTAVRVDAPLREDLLLFSESQSRLLVTVAPDKRNAFESLFAGCDCALIGEVTESADLVLSGRNGEILVNKTIHELKEAWQAPLREL
- a CDS encoding phosphoribosylformylglycinamidine synthase subunit PurQ, with amino-acid sequence MAGQVKAVVIAGNGTNCEREVAFACRLAGAEVADIVHIAEFLAGRVRLEDYHFLNLAGGFLDGDDLGSAKAGANRLLHAPVAGGPSMAEQIRRFVEDGKLIMGVCNGFQLMVKMGLLPALDGNLMQQSATLTFNDSGRFEDRWTYLAVDGASPCVYTRGLDGLYLPVRHGEGKFVPASDEVLARIEAEHLAPLRYADEQLRPTMDYPLNPNGSTRAIAGVCDPTGRLFGLMPHPEAYLHRTHHPRWTREEDLPEEGMGLWLYRNAVQFIRENIL
- the purF gene encoding amidophosphoribosyltransferase — its product is MDDRFHDECGVFGIFGHPEAANLTYLGLYALQHRGQESCGIVASDGNYLTSYRKMGLVADVFRDPKVFDRLPGSSAIGHVRYSTAGGSDVKNIQPIMVDYHRGSIAVAHNGNLVNAQEIRNQLELDGSIFSTTADTEVIIHRIAKAKADTLADRVVEALYGIKGAYCLVFLTETRLVAVRDPNGFRPLVLGKLDGAYVVASETCAFDLIEAQFIREIEPGEMVVIDKNGLTSYHPFDKVDPTPCIFEHIYFARPDSIVFGQSVYEVRKEFGRVLARENPVEADIVIPIPDSGVPAAIGYSEESGLPFQLGLIRNHYVGRTFIEPAQSIRHFGVKIKLNAVRDVIKGKRVVVVDDSIVRGTTARKLIKMIRQAGAKEIHVRISSPPTTFPCYYGIDTPTRKELIASSHSIEEINRYITSDTLGYLSFEGMRKAAGVADGSAGHYCDACFTGNYPVKFPRLKSDSQLGLF
- the pyrE gene encoding orotate phosphoribosyltransferase, encoding MTEAERKELMEIIRELSYEEREVTLASGRKSNFYFDSKQTTLHAKGGLLVGKAFWAKVKEFGQVDGVGGLTLGADPIATATSITAALEGVSVHAFIIRKEPKGHGTGQWLEGRKNLPPGSKVVIVEDVTTTGGSSMKAVERAREEGLEVLGIVTLVDRQEGAQENIEAAGMVLKPVFTRSEIVG